The following are encoded in a window of Streptomyces sp. 11x1 genomic DNA:
- a CDS encoding helix-turn-helix domain-containing protein — MKPSIGENSLFRLRLTVEDLSRVRFIGSVGPDLEAHFAEIRYTDVQPDEFAEWRMKVRRRLRRAAANGVVSGQSSRRSPSAAPPHTAPRRFGAAAVEPFWGRIREYLELERETRGRDILSGGVGSILNELHPSISWHAPFLEVDNQQEGEVAELLGEGLVIAPSLFAPAPVVLAPERGRQGAPVLVYNVMLTAESAAALWQQHEEDRVGALGELLGHTRANVLGSLRSPNSIGEISSRLDLSHPSVSKHLSVLRRSGLAAAERRSNLIVHRLTHLGEALLGRPD; from the coding sequence GTGAAGCCGAGCATAGGAGAGAATTCATTGTTTCGTCTGCGCCTCACGGTTGAGGACCTTTCTCGCGTCCGCTTCATCGGCTCTGTTGGGCCGGATCTCGAAGCGCATTTCGCCGAGATCAGATACACGGATGTACAACCGGACGAGTTCGCAGAGTGGCGCATGAAGGTGCGAAGAAGATTACGGCGCGCGGCTGCAAACGGTGTGGTCAGCGGCCAATCCTCGCGTCGTTCGCCGAGTGCTGCACCACCCCATACCGCTCCGCGCCGCTTCGGCGCTGCGGCCGTAGAGCCCTTCTGGGGGCGCATACGGGAGTACCTGGAACTGGAACGTGAGACGCGCGGACGTGACATCCTCTCCGGTGGCGTAGGCAGCATTCTAAATGAACTGCATCCGTCCATCAGCTGGCATGCTCCTTTCCTTGAAGTGGATAACCAGCAGGAAGGGGAGGTGGCCGAGCTTCTCGGGGAAGGGTTGGTTATTGCGCCATCGCTGTTCGCGCCTGCCCCTGTGGTCCTCGCCCCGGAGAGGGGTAGGCAGGGCGCTCCCGTCCTCGTCTACAACGTGATGCTGACGGCAGAGTCGGCGGCCGCGCTCTGGCAGCAGCATGAAGAGGATCGGGTTGGCGCTCTGGGCGAACTTCTTGGCCACACGCGCGCGAATGTCCTGGGATCCTTACGATCGCCCAACTCCATCGGAGAGATATCGAGCCGTCTCGACCTCTCTCACCCCTCCGTCAGCAAACATCTGAGTGTTCTGCGCAGGTCCGGACTGGCCGCAGCGGAGCGCCGGAGCAACCTGATTGTGCATCGACTGACCCATCTCGGTGAGGCGCTTCTCGGTCGACCGGACTGA
- a CDS encoding MAB_1171c family putative transporter produces MFQVPLITLLSIGVLWKGFDLARAPHDRVLRFLVAALLMLLGGEVLSLPEVNGAIDSVTTAGVGKVAFNAIYASGLCALILFFGISLRGKDASYLRRLRINIGLLGGVLIALTISMITTPQAIRDHSLSSPHLAEPSIASFYIIGNVYFVYGYLTSALWALHYGQAASRYLAIGLLSMALGLFGLTISAVNRTILVFLRINEPGSHESFNTVNWSISNWAMGATLIGICYSAFVQLVTRLRSIAHHRRMHQDLTPLWTVLTSAYPELVLNQAPTDSKWHRFRRRPTHEQRFYRRLIECRDGLVRLSPYLTRVAPDADLASTPSDRLARHITEALALKPPIESPYTELSAARVASPTSNDLGADARELISISHALRERKS; encoded by the coding sequence ATGTTCCAGGTACCTCTGATCACATTGCTGAGCATCGGCGTGCTCTGGAAGGGTTTCGACCTCGCACGCGCCCCGCACGACAGGGTACTTCGCTTCCTTGTCGCAGCTTTGCTCATGCTGCTGGGCGGGGAGGTGCTCAGCCTTCCTGAAGTAAACGGCGCCATAGACTCGGTCACCACTGCCGGTGTCGGCAAGGTGGCGTTCAACGCGATCTACGCATCCGGCCTGTGTGCCCTTATCCTCTTTTTCGGCATCTCTCTGCGAGGCAAGGATGCCTCGTATCTTCGGCGTCTCAGGATCAACATCGGGCTCCTCGGTGGGGTGCTGATCGCTCTGACGATCTCCATGATCACCACGCCTCAGGCCATACGCGATCACTCGTTGAGTAGCCCACACTTGGCCGAGCCCAGCATCGCCTCGTTCTACATCATCGGCAACGTCTACTTCGTCTACGGGTATCTGACCTCCGCGCTCTGGGCCCTGCACTACGGGCAGGCAGCGTCCCGATACCTCGCAATCGGCCTATTGAGCATGGCCCTGGGGCTTTTCGGGCTGACGATCAGCGCCGTCAACCGAACAATCCTGGTGTTTCTACGCATCAATGAACCTGGGTCGCACGAGTCGTTCAATACAGTGAACTGGTCCATCTCCAACTGGGCCATGGGAGCCACTCTCATCGGAATCTGCTATTCGGCCTTTGTGCAACTGGTCACTCGCCTGCGTTCGATTGCGCACCATCGCCGTATGCACCAGGACCTCACTCCTCTATGGACGGTCCTCACCAGCGCCTACCCAGAACTCGTCCTGAACCAGGCACCGACCGATTCCAAGTGGCACCGTTTTCGCCGACGTCCCACCCACGAGCAACGGTTCTATCGTCGGCTCATCGAATGCCGCGACGGACTGGTTCGCCTGAGCCCCTACTTGACACGTGTCGCTCCAGACGCCGACCTAGCCAGTACCCCGTCCGACCGTCTCGCTCGTCACATCACCGAGGCGCTGGCCCTGAAGCCGCCGATCGAGTCCCCATACACCGAGTTGTCCGCCGCTCGTGTCGCATCCCCGACCAGCAACGACTTGGGCGCCGATGCCCGTGAACTCATCTCTATATCCCACGCCTTACGCGAGAGGAAGTCGTGA
- a CDS encoding amidohydrolase family protein, with the protein MNEVLITADLVIAGPANQLTVDGAVLIESGVVAAVGTAAELEASVDTQVPRLRCPGATVLPGMMDCHVHLAFDAGSDPVSAVTNADPGELSTAMAKRAQQLLAAGVTTVRDLGDRDGLTVALRSSIDSGATLGPRIVAATAPLTSHGGHCGFLGGEVTTDDDIRAQIAHNAAIGADVIKVMASGGALTPNGPRMWEAQFTPRQLRLIVDEAALHGLGVAAHAHGTETIGHCVAAGVRTIEHCSWRTAEGIVYDPTITQQIVDNNVSVCRCVSGDWQLFLEQMGPERAKAMAALIQEMRGAGVQFIAGTDAGVPGARFGDYVGMLEFFSSLGFEHTEILDMATVNAARALGLDDVGVLVPGMRADLVVVDGNPLTELGVLRQIRHVFTAGRLVTR; encoded by the coding sequence GTGAACGAGGTACTGATCACTGCGGATCTTGTCATCGCCGGACCCGCGAACCAGCTGACCGTCGACGGCGCCGTGCTCATCGAGTCCGGTGTCGTAGCCGCCGTCGGCACCGCCGCCGAACTGGAAGCGTCAGTGGACACACAAGTGCCTCGGTTGCGGTGTCCGGGAGCGACTGTGCTGCCCGGAATGATGGATTGCCACGTGCATCTGGCCTTCGACGCGGGCTCAGACCCGGTCAGCGCTGTGACGAACGCCGACCCGGGCGAACTCTCCACCGCCATGGCGAAGCGCGCTCAACAGCTGCTGGCTGCAGGGGTGACAACTGTTCGGGATCTCGGTGACCGAGACGGGCTCACCGTGGCGTTGCGTTCCTCCATCGACTCCGGGGCCACGCTCGGGCCCCGTATCGTCGCAGCGACCGCGCCCTTGACCTCGCACGGTGGTCATTGCGGCTTTCTGGGCGGCGAGGTGACCACGGACGACGATATCCGGGCCCAGATCGCGCACAACGCAGCAATCGGTGCCGACGTGATCAAGGTGATGGCCTCCGGTGGCGCACTAACCCCGAACGGTCCGCGTATGTGGGAGGCGCAGTTCACTCCTCGCCAACTGCGCCTGATCGTCGATGAAGCAGCACTGCATGGCTTGGGAGTGGCCGCTCACGCTCACGGCACCGAGACCATCGGTCATTGCGTGGCTGCCGGCGTCCGCACCATTGAACACTGTTCTTGGCGCACCGCAGAGGGCATCGTTTACGACCCTACGATCACCCAGCAAATCGTCGACAACAACGTCTCCGTCTGCCGTTGTGTCTCAGGGGACTGGCAGTTATTCCTCGAACAGATGGGGCCCGAACGCGCCAAAGCGATGGCCGCACTCATTCAGGAGATGCGCGGGGCAGGCGTCCAGTTCATCGCTGGCACAGACGCCGGTGTTCCGGGAGCGCGATTCGGCGACTACGTCGGCATGCTCGAGTTCTTCTCCTCTCTCGGCTTTGAGCACACCGAGATTCTCGACATGGCCACCGTCAACGCCGCCCGTGCACTCGGGCTGGACGATGTCGGCGTACTGGTGCCCGGAATGCGAGCCGACCTCGTCGTCGTCGACGGCAACCCTTTGACCGAGTTGGGCGTCCTCCGCCAAATACGGCATGTATTCACTGCTGGGCGTTTGGTGACCAGATAA
- a CDS encoding winged helix-turn-helix domain-containing protein, producing MRYAQGGGLTAERRAFREHVRLVAGEMFAAGSDNAEVAKVLRVHVRSVQRWRREWAERGEAGLVSKGLASLPRLSNELFVKLEAALALGAVAHGWPDERWTLARIRTLIGRMFHKSYTGPGVCLLLHRHGWSPQVPARRAVQRDDTAVATWVKETWPAVEPPRRRSAPGPSSPTRPGSR from the coding sequence ATGAGGTACGCGCAGGGTGGTGGGCTGACTGCCGAGCGGAGGGCATTTCGCGAGCATGTCCGTCTGGTGGCGGGTGAGATGTTCGCGGCCGGTAGCGACAACGCCGAGGTGGCGAAGGTGCTGCGGGTCCATGTGCGCTCGGTGCAGCGCTGGCGGCGCGAGTGGGCCGAGCGGGGTGAGGCGGGACTGGTGTCGAAGGGGCTGGCGTCCCTGCCCAGGCTCAGCAACGAGTTGTTCGTGAAGCTGGAGGCGGCGCTGGCGTTGGGGGCGGTGGCGCACGGCTGGCCTGACGAGCGCTGGACGCTCGCGCGGATCCGGACGCTGATCGGGCGGATGTTCCACAAGAGCTACACCGGGCCCGGGGTGTGCCTGTTGCTGCACCGGCACGGCTGGTCGCCCCAGGTTCCCGCCCGCAGGGCGGTGCAGCGTGACGACACGGCGGTCGCGACGTGGGTGAAGGAGACGTGGCCGGCCGTGGAACCACCGCGGCGGCGCTCGGCGCCTGGACCGTCTTCGCCGACGAGGCCGGGTTCTCGCTGA
- a CDS encoding transposase encodes MTPHTARTWSRQGVTPVIRVNGGSRRHLSVAALCCYKPGERPRLVFRHTGDRWADGRKGFSWKDLRDLLAAAHSQLGGPIVLVWDNVGLHLSHAMRAWITARDWLTVFQLPAYAPDLNPVEGIWSSLRRTSLANIAFADYTHLVNAVRRGLRQIQYRPTIITGCLIGTGLATSPGDITH; translated from the coding sequence CTGACGCCGCACACGGCCCGCACCTGGTCCCGCCAAGGCGTCACCCCAGTGATCCGGGTCAACGGCGGCAGCAGACGCCACCTGTCGGTGGCCGCTCTGTGCTGCTACAAGCCCGGCGAGCGGCCGCGGCTGGTCTTCCGGCACACCGGTGACCGGTGGGCCGACGGCCGCAAGGGCTTCTCCTGGAAGGACTTACGGGACCTGCTCGCAGCCGCCCACTCTCAGCTCGGCGGACCGATCGTGCTGGTCTGGGACAACGTCGGCCTGCACCTCAGTCACGCGATGCGCGCCTGGATCACGGCCCGGGACTGGCTCACGGTGTTCCAGTTGCCGGCCTATGCACCGGACCTCAACCCCGTGGAGGGGATCTGGTCCAGCCTGCGGCGCACCAGCCTGGCCAACATCGCCTTCGCCGACTACACGCACCTGGTCAACGCAGTCCGCCGGGGCCTACGTCAGATCCAGTACCGGCCCACCATCATCACCGGCTGCCTCATCGGCACTGGCCTCGCCACGAGCCCCGGCGACATCACGCATTAA